The proteins below come from a single Natrinema sp. SYSU A 869 genomic window:
- a CDS encoding YkgJ family cysteine cluster protein: MSADQRRRVEVYPDCEVVVEFDLDLTFECVDDCTWCCHHGVLLYDRDLLELAQRANLSDTTTEFRGEKFVTREGKDREDHVAEDGSACAFLREDGLCSLHLEEDWKPTRCSVFPLGVWLEDGDLHVDIRDSAHEHCEGLNVSDRSVIDNLEAFLPELLWELENPDSDREL; this comes from the coding sequence GTGAGCGCTGACCAACGGCGACGCGTCGAAGTCTATCCCGATTGCGAGGTCGTCGTCGAATTCGATCTCGATCTCACCTTCGAGTGCGTCGACGACTGCACGTGGTGTTGCCACCACGGCGTGCTCCTCTACGACCGGGACCTCCTCGAGTTAGCCCAGCGGGCGAATCTCTCCGACACGACGACGGAGTTCCGCGGCGAGAAGTTCGTCACCCGCGAGGGGAAAGACCGCGAGGACCACGTCGCTGAGGACGGCTCCGCCTGTGCGTTCCTCCGAGAGGACGGCCTCTGTTCGCTGCATCTCGAGGAAGACTGGAAACCCACCCGGTGTTCGGTCTTCCCATTGGGCGTCTGGCTCGAGGATGGTGACCTCCACGTCGATATTCGGGACTCGGCCCACGAGCACTGCGAGGGACTGAACGTCAGCGATCGGAGCGTTATCGACAACCTCGAAGCCTTCTTACCGGAACTATTGTGGGAACTCGAGAATCCGGATTCGGACCGCGAACTATGA
- a CDS encoding fumarylacetoacetate hydrolase family protein gives MKLARIATDDGPVTGRYEDGVVHTDDGVYEVSTDDDFLPPCEPSALYCVGRNFAATLDQMEYERPDEPDFFIKPPASLVGQGDPVPYPEFSDEVTYAGELAAVIDEPCRNLSEDEVPEVVRGYTILNDMDALDQGGRTARKAFDASGPLGPWIETAVDPTEIDMHTDVAGERRQEANTELMLFDPYEIISYLSHRFTFRPGDVVSFGSPANPGFVDPGDTVEITYEGVGTLRNTVVDSSERENLPLEKETDRA, from the coding sequence ATGAAACTCGCGCGGATCGCGACGGACGACGGCCCGGTCACGGGACGGTACGAGGACGGCGTCGTACACACGGACGACGGCGTCTACGAGGTCAGCACGGACGATGACTTCTTGCCACCGTGCGAGCCCTCGGCGCTGTACTGCGTCGGGCGCAACTTCGCGGCGACGCTCGACCAAATGGAATACGAGCGCCCCGACGAACCCGACTTCTTCATCAAGCCGCCAGCGTCGCTCGTCGGTCAGGGAGATCCGGTTCCCTATCCCGAATTCAGCGACGAGGTGACCTACGCCGGCGAGCTCGCGGCCGTCATCGACGAGCCCTGCCGGAACCTCTCCGAAGACGAGGTTCCTGAGGTCGTCCGCGGCTACACGATTCTGAACGATATGGACGCGCTCGATCAGGGCGGTCGAACGGCCCGCAAGGCGTTCGACGCCTCCGGCCCGCTCGGTCCGTGGATCGAGACCGCCGTCGATCCGACGGAAATCGACATGCACACCGACGTCGCGGGCGAGCGCCGCCAGGAAGCGAACACCGAACTGATGCTGTTTGACCCCTACGAGATCATCTCGTATCTCTCCCACCGCTTTACCTTCCGCCCCGGCGACGTGGTCTCCTTCGGCAGCCCCGCCAACCCCGGCTTCGTCGACCCCGGCGACACCGTCGAGATCACCTACGAGGGCGTCGGCACGCTCCGAAACACGGTCGTCGACTCGAGCGAGCGGGAAAACCTGCCCCTCGAGAAAGAGACGGATCGCGCATAG